Proteins encoded in a region of the Haloglomus salinum genome:
- a CDS encoding RNase P subunit p30 family protein, translating into MALTAAESGYAGVVVRNHGDADATPAEEPPEDPGGGAYAPDRVIDAYDIDVVPAVEIRTDDRGQAGTLLSRYRDERVIVCVHGGSLNRWAVEDPRVDVLAHPTRGEGDLNHVLVKAAARNGVRLEFDLSRVLRRTGGKRVQAVRGLRKQREIVAHYDAPFVVSADPTSHLELRSPRDLRAVGEVVGFDPERVSAGLREWGRLAARNRERLGEDFIAPGVHRGRYEEVD; encoded by the coding sequence CGCGGCCGAGTCCGGCTACGCCGGCGTCGTCGTCCGTAACCACGGGGACGCCGACGCGACGCCGGCCGAGGAACCGCCCGAGGACCCCGGTGGCGGCGCCTACGCTCCCGACCGCGTCATCGACGCGTACGACATCGACGTGGTGCCGGCCGTCGAGATACGGACGGACGACCGCGGACAGGCCGGCACCCTCCTCTCGCGGTACCGGGACGAGCGCGTCATCGTCTGTGTCCACGGGGGGTCGCTGAACCGCTGGGCGGTCGAGGACCCACGCGTGGACGTGCTGGCGCACCCGACCCGCGGTGAGGGCGACCTGAATCACGTGCTGGTGAAGGCGGCGGCGCGGAACGGCGTCCGACTCGAGTTCGACCTCTCGCGCGTGCTCCGGCGAACGGGAGGCAAGCGGGTGCAGGCCGTCAGGGGACTCCGCAAGCAACGGGAGATCGTCGCACACTACGACGCCCCGTTCGTCGTGAGCGCGGACCCGACCTCGCATCTCGAACTCCGGTCGCCACGCGACCTCCGGGCGGTGGGCGAGGTCGTCGGGTTCGACCCCGAACGGGTGTCGGCGGGACTTCGCGAGTGGGGGCGACTCGCCGCGCGCAACCGCGAGCGACTCGGCGAGGATTTCATAGCCCCCGGCGTCCACAGGGGTCGGTATGAAGAAGTCGATTGA